AATACATGTAAGACAATTGATCAGGACGTGTGCAGGATACCGTGTGTTATTATGGCTGTGACCTGTTTTCACATGTTATTTTGGGCGTCTGTGTGGATTTGGTGTCAGATCAGGAATAATCGCAGCTGACTGATTGAGCTCCTCTGATcagcacattttgttatgtAGCCTGTCAGTCCTGTCATTATGATCATTTACATAATGATTTTTCCTCACACAGATATCTGATTATAAAAGAAAGTAGCTACGAAAGTAtgcagaaactgaaaaagcatCTTTTGCCAGTATGTCCTTGTAAAATCAGAGGCAGCAATAGTCTGATGAAGTGTATCACTCTCTTTGTTTCCTGCTCAAGTGGTCCACCAACTGCTGATCTTATTTGAGAACAGAAACCCCCTCCCTTAAGCACTAGTGTAACCCGAACCTCTGCTCTCCCATCTCCCATGTGTAGATGTCATCAACAAATGACTATTGACTTCTGAAAGTCTAGAAACACCCTTTCAGTCACTATACAAGTAGTCAAGCTTAATTACTGTGGGATGCAGCTGCTTTGACAGTAAAGTTCAGACCAGGACAACCAGGAATTCCTGTGGTATTTTATGAACAGTAATGTGTTAGTctaaggaaaaagagaagaggtgtGATTTCACACAAGATCCATTGTTTTTAGTGTGGCTATTTTGTAGgtgtttgctttttaaagaTAAGTCATCATCTGGGTAGCTCATGACCTTGGCTGAATAGTTCCTTGTGGAAAACCCTGTgaccacagtgacacacagaaaCTTTGTCCAAGTTGTTCTAAACAAATATCTTTTATTTGAATGAGGGGTTGTTCTAAAAAATGTAGCTCAGGAGAACTTAAAGCACCACACATGTTGAGCTAGACagttaaatctgttttatttatatcatccaatatcaaaaataaaagatgttcCTTAAGGGGCTTTTCAAATTTTACAGCATCCATcatctgttgtttgtctgtcaaATCAAACAAGGAACCATTCTGATCCACTTTGCTGCTCCACATGTTGATACACAGACCTGAGACCTGCTGCAGTTGTGTTTGGACCGTGAAGAACTCTACCTCATAGTGGTCCTGGAAAGAGCAGTGACTAAATGTTAAACTGCATAGGTAGTAATTGCTCTgatgctgttctctctctgcagcttgGCTCCACAGTGTGTGGTCAACCCTCATCGGTCAGTGTTAGGCACAGGAAACTATGATGTTAACGTCATCATGGCAGCACTACAGAGCAGGGAACTGGCTGCAGTGTGGTGGGACAAACGCAGGTGAGTGAGATAATAATAAACCGTCATGAGTGCAAACCCAggctttattgtatttattgtatctTTACTTAACCTTAATTACTTAACCTGTTCCAGACCAGCTCCTGCAACGCACTGTAGACAAAGATTTACTGTAAGAATGTGTCAAGGTTAAAGTTTTGTTTATCATCTtgctacatgttttttttaatacaggACAGTACAGAGCCTTTGTGTATCGAAGGTCCAGGGCTTTATTCTTAACGTCCCATCACGAGTCTCACTTGGCATTGTATCCCTGCCTCTCCGGCGGCGGCACTGGCTCGCGGTTCGGCAAGTCAACGGCCAGTACTACAACCTGGACTCCAAACTGAAGAGTCCCGTGTGCATTGGAGGAGAAGCAGAACTACGGTAAGAACGAGCATCGACATGTTTGACAGACTCGctgtaatgtgtgtgagtgtgtgtgtgtctgctcagaATTAGATCAAAATGTCGCTTCTGTGGGCTGCTGTTGAAGTGTGAGTCATTCCATATGAGAGGTCACATGGGGCTTAcctcactgtttgtttgtgttgggaCACTGCACCCTAGTGATCTGCCCCCCCCTCTCTCGTGTCTCCATGTTCTAACATTTCCTCTTGTTGTCCTTGTTTCACTTTCAGCTCATTTCTCAGTGAACAGCTTTCTCAGGATGTGGCAGAGATGCTCCTGGTTGTCCGgcgggaggtggaggaggacgGCTCCTGGCTGAACTCAGACAACTCAAAGAAGTGATGCTCGGGACAGGGTCTACCTACATTTTAgcatgggaaaaaaaatactCCTCTGGGAAAATGACAgacttttttagttttgttttattcaaaaaGCAAACACCTCATTACAGAGACCTCTTCAGGGAATGCACTAAAATAATGTTATATCTACACACAGACGTGCAGAGGAAATtccaaagagaagcagagacgGGTGTTTACTCCTGAAgaactgtttttactttaactgtttTATTGCTCTGACATGACCCATGTATCTGCGTTATCCTGCTCTTGGTACCTTGTATAGTGGGAAGATGCATTTAAGCTAACTAGTTTGCAGATTTGAGGCAGGTATGCGTGAGTTTGATGATTCTTGAGTTGTTACATATGACTGAACTTTCACTGTTTGTGCATGGAAAAAATGTTGAAGAAACATTGTTGGACTTTTATGACCCAGTCGACAAATTTAGATCATTATGTACAACATGGTAAGGTCATAACCTATTAGTTATCAAGCAGCACCTGAGTGCACCATCTCTTTACTCAGCCTTTGTTGTAAACCTTCTATGCACTGCAGAGTAAGATTTGTTAGcactgtttgtctttatatgtgagtgtgtgtgtgtgtgtgtgtgtgtgtgtgtgtgtgtgtgtgtgtgtgtgtgtgtgtgtgtgtgtgtgtgtgtgtgtgtgtgtgtgtgtgtgtgtgtgtgtgtgtgtgtgtgttcatacagGCACAGGTATTGTGAAGGCATCACCTGGTGAAGCACTGAGGGACTACACCGTtgtctttgcatgtttttatccatttactttacttttttctctcAATTGTAGTTTTAGACTTTGAAGCGTGTTCTTTTGATattgttcttttatatttatgacAAAGGAATCTACCTGCAGAGATCTGAAACATGAGTGAGCCAGGTAATCTTTCATTGTGAACATCTTGCCTCATTGGTAAGTTATGTTATTGTTGTGCATCAGTGCTAACAGTAGTAAAAGCAGACATCCCTTAATAGAAACATGGCCTCTTATTCCAGCCGTGTTTCAAGTCCCTTCCGGTTGATAGTAACACTACTCTGTCATTAGTGCAACAACTTAGTGTTTGCATGGACATTAGCAAGGACATGGAAAGGATGCAGGAATATAGTTATAAATCaatgcaaaaacatgcaaaaacagcTTGTGTGACTGTATGCaacatttatgtttgtatgttgtctATCCTGGTGATCTATGCATATCCAAACAAATAGGGGCACTGTCTCTGGTATACACTAGTGACTAATGTACACGTAAACCTAAGCTCTGAGGAtcatattataaattatttatattaaactttgAAGTATGTATCTATTGTTAcgcattttgtgtgtttcttctagACACGATGAAGACGGTATCAGGTTattgaagttatttttatttatattagaCTCTTGAGTGTAAAAGGATGCCATTCAAAAGGAGCATTGATACCCATACAAACTCATTTCAAGGGTTAACAAGGTCAGTTGGCAGGGAAGGGGGATTCAATGAAATCTCCAACATACCATATCATATATACACAAAACATCTTGGAGAAATCTCAGAAACCCAATGCTATACATAGTATTATTGCTAGTTACGGTAGGGCTACTGCAGCACCAGTAGCAAGAATCATATTGCTATGTACCTGCTGTCATTGCATGGGATTTGTAGTTCTCCACTCTCAAAAGTGGCAGTTGTAGTTCTCCATTCAATCATTAAAACAGGGTCTTGGCAGCCCtcaagtatgttttttttttttttaagagcaAAGGTTCATGATTATTCAGATATTATAGACAGTGAGATATACAGAATACCATAAGGTAATACAAGGAAAATACAGAGTCGCCACctataaaaagtaataataaaaaaaatataccAAGTGGGGGAACTGCATAACCATTCACAGAAAAAATGTGTATTGTTGCTACGTGCCAGTGCTTTTCTACAacaatatttatgtaaaaactTGAAAATAAATCGGTGGTACTGATACATTGAAGAATATAAAACTACAAAGTAGTAACGTCAATATCATTCTAACTTCCTCACCACTGTTCACAGTTTACACAGAGTTTGGACAGACAAGGGGAAAGAATTTAGACCAAGTGCGTCCTGGTTTCTAGCTTTGCCCAACCATTCCTACCGACATGATCACTGTCGGTTAATGAACAGTCCATTTAGAGCTCTACCTTCGAAGTGCttgtaatattaataacaataatactcAGTGGTACTGACTTTATGCACTTTGAGTTCACACCTagcattcatttcatttagattagtttctttttcatttcagtaaaGTGTCCATTCATatgaaaactaaacattttctaTACATTTccgaacaaaaaaacaaaagatcaacGTGAATACAGGTTCCTCGAATGAGCAGGGTTGGGGTGTGATTGACTTCCCCCATAACCAGTCAGCATGCTGGGAGAGTACTGCACTTCCAGAAAACACGATGGGAGATGGTCCAGAGGCGTGTTGGGACAaataacaagaaagaagaaaagaatatatgttatttacaaatgtttatCAAGATAGGTTTTCATCACTACTGGTACCAGTGAACATTTGCCAATGGTTTCTCATGATTTTTCATGCGTTGAAGCGTTGAACAAAAGGCCAGCCCACAGGGTCCTGCAAGGTTGTAGCCTCGCCACCACATTAGTCCGATTGCCACTG
This genomic stretch from Anabas testudineus chromosome 16, fAnaTes1.2, whole genome shotgun sequence harbors:
- the josd2 gene encoding josephin-2 codes for the protein MSEGEVFHEKQRLELCAIHALNNVLQERVFTKETADDICKRLAPQCVVNPHRSVLGTGNYDVNVIMAALQSRELAAVWWDKRRTVQSLCVSKVQGFILNVPSRVSLGIVSLPLRRRHWLAVRQVNGQYYNLDSKLKSPVCIGGEAELRSFLSEQLSQDVAEMLLVVRREVEEDGSWLNSDNSKK